One Balneola sp. DNA window includes the following coding sequences:
- a CDS encoding gluconolactonase, translated as MKSFFTLLLLSAVFNISAFAQQSPVVADGAELTLISDNFSFTEGPIADSKGNVYFTDQPNNKIHVWTKGEPISVFMDESGRANGLYFDHDGNLLAAADGNNELWSISPDKEVTVLVADFEDKKLNGPNDIWVDSKGGIYFTDPYYQREYWTRTEPEITEQRVYYLSPENNLTIAAEDVVKPNGIIGTPDGKTLYVADIGDGKTYSYTISSDGNLSNQTLITEFGSDGMTLDEEGNIYLTGDGVIVFNPEGEQIEHIKVPQPWTANVTFGGPENQTLFITASTAVYTLDMKVAGAE; from the coding sequence ATGAAAAGCTTTTTTACTTTACTTCTACTTTCCGCTGTTTTTAATATTTCTGCTTTTGCTCAGCAAAGCCCTGTAGTTGCTGATGGAGCAGAACTCACTTTGATCTCAGACAATTTTTCATTTACTGAAGGCCCTATCGCTGACTCCAAAGGAAATGTCTACTTCACAGATCAGCCTAACAATAAAATTCATGTCTGGACTAAGGGAGAACCCATTTCTGTTTTTATGGATGAGTCCGGACGGGCTAATGGGCTTTATTTCGATCATGATGGGAACCTCCTTGCGGCAGCTGATGGGAATAATGAATTGTGGAGTATCAGCCCTGATAAAGAAGTTACCGTGTTGGTTGCCGATTTTGAAGACAAAAAGCTCAATGGTCCCAATGATATCTGGGTAGATTCCAAAGGCGGCATATATTTCACCGATCCTTACTACCAGCGAGAGTACTGGACACGTACGGAACCCGAAATCACGGAGCAAAGGGTCTATTATCTGAGCCCTGAAAACAATTTAACGATAGCTGCAGAGGATGTCGTTAAACCCAATGGCATTATTGGCACTCCCGATGGCAAAACCTTATACGTTGCAGACATCGGCGATGGAAAAACCTACTCTTATACAATCAGTAGTGACGGAAACCTCAGTAACCAAACACTGATAACTGAATTTGGATCGGACGGCATGACTCTGGATGAAGAGGGCAATATCTACCTTACCGGAGACGGGGTTATTGTTTTTAATCCTGAAGGTGAGCAAATCGAGCATATCAAAGTTCCTCAACCGTGGACAGCTAACGTCACTTTTGGCGGTCCTGAAAACCAAACGCTTTTTATCACCGCTTCAACCGCCGTTTATACTTTAGACATGAAGGTAGCCGGAGCTGAGTAA
- a CDS encoding carbamoyl phosphate synthase small subunit has product MSLNQRKKAILALSDGTIVHGQAVGHEGITGGELCFNTSMTGYQEIFTDPSYYGQLMMMTYPHIGNYGTMPRDDEARKVMVAGIITRAFSWEFSNPMADRSLQEYLVDNEITGISGVDTRMLVRHVREKGVMNAVISSTEMDEEKLVQMAKDWDDMEGLELASKVTRSEAQTVNGADDFRVAAFDYGIKQNIINNLNQRGCTLRIFPAKTSVEEIKEWEADGYFFSNGPGDPTATAEYALEAVNYATQSGKPVFGICLGHQLMALSEGLKTKKMFVGHRGANQPVQNLSTGLVEISTQNHGFAVDEESLDDKIAKVTHINLNDQTIEGLEFKNFPGFSVQYHPEASPGPHDSAYLFDQFIDMMKAQK; this is encoded by the coding sequence ATGTCACTCAACCAAAGAAAAAAAGCCATACTTGCACTAAGCGACGGTACCATTGTTCACGGCCAGGCTGTTGGACATGAAGGAATAACTGGTGGCGAGCTATGCTTCAACACCAGCATGACCGGTTACCAGGAAATTTTCACCGACCCGAGTTATTACGGTCAGCTGATGATGATGACCTACCCTCACATTGGAAATTATGGAACCATGCCCCGGGATGATGAAGCCCGAAAGGTGATGGTCGCTGGAATTATCACCCGAGCCTTTTCATGGGAATTCAGTAATCCTATGGCCGATCGAAGTCTACAGGAATATTTGGTAGATAACGAAATTACGGGGATTTCAGGAGTTGATACCCGAATGCTTGTTCGCCATGTTCGAGAAAAGGGCGTGATGAACGCGGTTATCTCCAGCACTGAGATGGATGAAGAAAAGCTGGTTCAAATGGCCAAAGACTGGGACGATATGGAAGGTCTTGAACTAGCCTCCAAAGTAACCCGATCAGAGGCCCAAACCGTAAACGGAGCTGATGACTTTAGAGTAGCTGCTTTCGATTACGGAATAAAGCAAAACATCATCAACAATCTGAACCAAAGAGGATGTACACTGAGAATTTTTCCGGCAAAAACATCAGTTGAAGAAATCAAGGAATGGGAAGCAGACGGATACTTCTTTTCAAATGGTCCCGGAGATCCAACGGCTACAGCCGAGTATGCGCTGGAGGCTGTTAACTATGCTACCCAAAGTGGGAAGCCGGTTTTTGGGATTTGCCTGGGGCATCAACTGATGGCGCTGAGTGAAGGCCTGAAAACGAAGAAGATGTTTGTAGGTCACCGCGGAGCCAATCAGCCCGTGCAAAACCTTTCAACAGGATTGGTTGAAATTTCAACACAAAATCATGGCTTTGCAGTAGATGAAGAATCACTCGACGATAAAATTGCCAAGGTTACACACATCAACCTGAATGACCAGACGATTGAAGGCTTAGAGTTCAAGAACTTCCCCGGTTTTTCGGTTCAGTATCACCCCGAAGCATCACCCGGTCCACATGATTCCGCTTACTTGTTTGATCAGTTCATCGACATGATGAAAGCACAGAAATAA